A genomic segment from Gilvibacter sp. SZ-19 encodes:
- a CDS encoding HD family phosphohydrolase: MAKFKFNFYRNQSLLYKAVLFIAATVLIIYFFPKGGKFKYDYQKGQVWQDENLYAPFDFAIKKDAEALAAEQEEIRNNITPYFDLDAGVAERVKANFANRLAANYVDSLSSYPQSVLSNYGLSLIDKVYDPGVLGETMPYAADKMVFLREGNQGSRVAFGSLQVLGDINTNLTQQINASVYAADANLLQQALIGIFEPNVSYNKRFTETTLEEALAGISPTKGIVEADRRIIARGEVVEGEKYQILESLRMEYESQVWTKSNYNWIVFGYALLVSLALMMLLLFLRKYRQEIFANNTKVTFIFFNIVLMVLLTTLVVKYDPKYVYVVPLCVLPLILKAFFDPRLGLFVHVLTVLLLGFIVPNSFEYMFLQIIAGIVTILTVSELYKRANLFISVGQITIIYMLGYFAFNVIHEGGISGLDELTFGYFILAGLATLLSYPLIYFYEKIFGLVSDVSLLELSDTNSKLLKELSDKAPGTFHHSLNVANLAEAAANEIGANAMLIRVGALYHDIGKMANPTYFTENQATAVNSHDDLEPAESARIIIDHVIKGIEIAKKNNLPDRVIDFIRTHHGTSLVYYFYKKQQEKEGDEIDTAPFRYPGPIPFSKETAILMMADSVEAASKSLKEPTYTKIEAFVENIVSKQMEQGQFLNANITFKEIQTVKKVLKKKLSNIYHLRVEYPE; the protein is encoded by the coding sequence ATGGCAAAATTCAAGTTTAACTTCTACAGGAACCAATCCTTACTATACAAAGCGGTATTATTTATCGCAGCCACAGTATTGATTATTTATTTCTTTCCAAAAGGAGGGAAGTTCAAATACGATTATCAAAAAGGACAGGTATGGCAAGACGAGAACTTGTATGCGCCGTTTGACTTCGCCATTAAGAAGGACGCAGAGGCTCTGGCTGCAGAGCAAGAAGAGATCCGCAATAATATCACTCCATATTTTGACTTGGATGCAGGTGTTGCCGAAAGGGTAAAGGCTAACTTTGCCAACCGTCTAGCCGCCAATTATGTGGATTCGCTGAGCAGCTATCCGCAGTCTGTATTGAGCAATTACGGCTTGTCACTCATAGATAAAGTATACGACCCCGGAGTCTTGGGAGAAACAATGCCTTATGCAGCAGACAAAATGGTGTTCTTACGAGAAGGCAACCAAGGATCACGGGTGGCCTTTGGCAGCTTACAAGTATTGGGCGATATAAACACCAACCTTACACAGCAGATCAATGCAAGCGTTTATGCTGCGGATGCAAACCTGCTGCAACAAGCCTTGATCGGCATCTTTGAACCCAATGTTAGCTATAACAAACGTTTTACCGAAACCACGCTAGAAGAAGCCTTGGCGGGAATCTCACCCACCAAGGGTATTGTTGAGGCGGATCGTCGGATCATTGCGCGGGGAGAAGTTGTAGAAGGAGAGAAGTACCAGATATTGGAATCGCTGCGGATGGAATACGAAAGCCAAGTTTGGACCAAGTCCAACTACAATTGGATCGTTTTTGGCTACGCCCTCTTGGTATCATTGGCTCTAATGATGTTGCTTTTGTTCTTGCGCAAATACCGACAAGAGATATTTGCCAACAACACCAAAGTGACCTTTATCTTTTTCAATATAGTACTCATGGTTCTCTTGACCACTTTGGTGGTAAAGTATGACCCTAAATACGTCTATGTAGTACCACTTTGTGTGCTTCCGTTAATTCTCAAAGCCTTTTTTGATCCTAGATTGGGACTGTTTGTCCATGTACTTACCGTTTTACTGCTGGGCTTTATCGTGCCCAATAGTTTTGAGTATATGTTCTTGCAGATCATTGCGGGTATAGTTACCATACTTACCGTTTCTGAGCTGTATAAGCGGGCCAATCTCTTTATATCAGTTGGACAGATCACCATCATATATATGTTGGGCTATTTTGCCTTTAATGTGATACACGAAGGCGGTATTTCTGGTTTGGATGAGTTGACCTTTGGCTACTTTATACTCGCAGGATTGGCGACCTTACTGTCTTATCCGCTTATTTATTTTTATGAGAAGATCTTCGGATTGGTGTCTGATGTGTCGCTGCTCGAGCTTAGCGATACCAATTCCAAATTGCTCAAAGAACTCTCCGATAAGGCTCCCGGAACTTTTCACCACTCCCTGAACGTGGCGAATTTGGCAGAAGCCGCGGCCAATGAAATTGGGGCCAACGCTATGCTTATTCGTGTTGGAGCCTTGTACCACGATATCGGGAAAATGGCCAATCCTACCTATTTTACAGAGAATCAGGCTACGGCGGTAAACTCTCACGACGATCTGGAACCGGCCGAAAGTGCACGTATTATCATTGATCATGTTATAAAGGGAATAGAGATTGCCAAAAAGAATAACCTGCCAGACCGAGTGATCGACTTTATAAGAACCCACCACGGAACAAGCTTGGTGTATTACTTCTACAAAAAGCAACAAGAAAAAGAAGGTGACGAAATAGACACAGCACCTTTCCGCTATCCTGGGCCGATTCCGTTTAGCAAGGAGACTGCAATACTAATGATGGCAGACAGTGTAGAAGCGGCTAGTAAGAGTTTAAAAGAACCGACCTATACCAAGATCGAGGCCTTTGTAGAGAATATTGTGAGCAAGCAAATGGAACAAGGACAGTTCCTAAATGCCAATATTACCTTTAAAGAAATTCAAACGGTTAAAAAGGTACTTAAAAAGAAGCTCTCTAATATCTATCACTTGCGGGTAGAATATCCGGAGTAA
- a CDS encoding acetyl-CoA C-acyltransferase, with protein MSTKKVVIVSMARTPIGSFMGSLSSLTAAQLGSVAIKGAIDKIKLDPSLVDEVLMGNVVQAGVGQAPARQAAIGAGLGDHVPCTTVNKVCASGMKAVMQGAQAIQTGDAEIVVAGGMESMSNIPHYLPLRKGHKFGPQTMIDGMQKDGLVDAYDQNAMGVCADLCATEHNFSREEQDAFAIQSYERSAAAWEAGKFADEVVPVSVPQRKGDPIIVAEDEEYKNVRFDKVPQLRPAFTKDGTVTAANASTINDGAGAVVLMSEEKAAAMGLTPLAVIESFADAAHEPKWFTVAPAKALPKALAKAGVSIDDIDFFEFNEAFAVVGLANMKLLGLNDSNVNVHGGAVSLGHPLGCSGVRILITLISVLRQNNAKKGAAAICNGGGGASAMVISNPN; from the coding sequence ATGTCTACAAAGAAAGTTGTTATTGTTTCCATGGCCAGAACGCCTATCGGCAGTTTTATGGGGTCACTCTCATCGCTTACTGCCGCACAATTAGGTTCGGTGGCTATTAAAGGCGCGATAGATAAGATCAAGCTCGATCCCAGCTTAGTAGACGAAGTACTTATGGGTAATGTGGTGCAGGCTGGAGTTGGACAAGCTCCTGCACGCCAAGCGGCCATTGGAGCTGGACTTGGCGATCATGTTCCTTGTACTACAGTGAATAAAGTATGTGCCTCTGGAATGAAAGCCGTTATGCAAGGCGCACAAGCCATACAAACCGGAGATGCAGAGATCGTCGTTGCCGGAGGTATGGAGAGCATGAGTAATATTCCGCATTATTTACCACTGCGTAAAGGGCATAAATTCGGACCGCAGACCATGATAGATGGTATGCAAAAAGACGGCCTGGTCGATGCCTATGACCAGAACGCTATGGGTGTTTGTGCAGACCTCTGCGCTACAGAGCACAATTTTAGCCGAGAAGAGCAAGATGCATTCGCTATTCAATCTTACGAGCGTTCTGCGGCAGCTTGGGAAGCCGGCAAATTTGCAGACGAGGTAGTTCCGGTAAGCGTACCACAGCGCAAAGGAGACCCTATCATTGTTGCCGAGGACGAAGAGTACAAAAATGTGCGTTTCGACAAAGTGCCACAACTAAGACCGGCCTTTACCAAGGACGGTACCGTAACTGCTGCCAACGCATCTACCATTAATGACGGTGCAGGTGCAGTGGTTTTAATGAGCGAAGAAAAAGCAGCCGCTATGGGGCTAACGCCTTTGGCGGTGATCGAATCTTTTGCCGATGCAGCCCACGAGCCTAAATGGTTCACCGTGGCTCCTGCAAAAGCCTTACCCAAGGCCTTGGCCAAAGCAGGTGTCAGTATAGACGATATTGACTTTTTTGAATTCAACGAAGCCTTTGCTGTGGTTGGCTTGGCCAATATGAAACTTTTAGGGCTTAACGATTCCAATGTCAATGTTCACGGAGGAGCTGTTTCTTTAGGGCATCCGCTAGGATGCAGTGGTGTTCGAATTTTGATTACCTTGATCAGCGTGTTACGACAAAACAATGCAAAAAAAGGAGCTGCTGCTATTTGTAATGGCGGCGGAGGTGCTTCTGCCATGGTAATCTCTAATCCTAATTAA
- a CDS encoding C40 family peptidase codes for MNYGLCPLSIVPVREAAADTSELVTQVLYGEHFKVLESRAKWSKIRLEWDAYEGWIDNKQLVSISKEQYEALSAAPDVLSADLVDFVTHSNGQLMPIPIGSCVHACELLGHTHEGNTLSGTIEKAHLVNTALLYLNSPYLWGGKTPFGIDCSGFTQMVYRLNGYRLKRDASQQATQGDAFSFIEECEPGDLAFFDNKEGDIIHVGIVLKDNYIIHAHGQVRIDRLDHTGIFNAERNTHTHKLRVLKRIV; via the coding sequence TTGAATTACGGCCTCTGTCCTTTAAGTATAGTTCCCGTTAGAGAAGCTGCTGCGGATACCAGTGAATTGGTAACCCAAGTGCTTTACGGGGAACACTTTAAGGTGTTGGAGTCTCGTGCCAAATGGAGTAAGATCCGTCTGGAATGGGATGCTTACGAAGGCTGGATAGACAACAAACAGTTGGTCTCCATCAGCAAGGAACAATACGAGGCCTTAAGTGCGGCCCCTGATGTTCTCAGTGCAGATCTGGTAGATTTTGTGACCCATAGCAATGGACAACTTATGCCAATACCCATTGGCAGTTGTGTACACGCTTGTGAACTTTTAGGACACACCCACGAGGGCAATACATTAAGTGGCACTATCGAAAAAGCCCATTTAGTAAATACAGCCTTGCTTTATCTGAACAGCCCTTATTTATGGGGTGGAAAAACGCCTTTCGGGATCGATTGCAGCGGGTTCACCCAAATGGTATACAGACTCAATGGCTATCGCCTAAAACGCGACGCCAGTCAGCAGGCTACGCAAGGAGATGCCTTTAGTTTTATAGAAGAATGCGAACCAGGCGATCTGGCTTTCTTCGATAATAAAGAAGGCGATATCATTCACGTAGGTATCGTACTCAAAGACAACTACATCATTCACGCCCACGGTCAAGTTAGAATAGACCGTCTAGACCACACAGGCATCTTCAATGCCGAGCGCAATACCCATACCCATAAGTTGCGCGTGCTAAAACGCATCGTTTAA
- a CDS encoding tetratricopeptide repeat protein, whose amino-acid sequence MKTRFLIVLLIAGTLSSFAQKKELRAVSKALKGGDYAGAKNLLSTVEGMMGALSDDQKVDFYLYKAQALFMDGAVTDSNDMLAAAEAVKMGKDLDGTNQELATLANSIRTAVVNSAVADQNNKAYEMAASKLEAMYRVNPQDTSFLYFAASNLVTGKMYDKAIEYYKELQDLGYTGITEKYVATDKETGEVKEFNSPAERELYVKSGDFIKPETVKSESRATEITKNIALIYVSLGRNEEAVAAMKAARALEPDDMGLLMTEADVQYKMGNIERFKELMNEAAEKEPNNPQTQFNLGVVSAKAGDTEAAKQYYMKALEIDPDFADANINMASLIIAQEGAIVDEMNNLGTSAADNRRYDELKAQREQVYREAAPYFEKANAAKENVEIVRTLMNIYSILGDTEKFKAKKARLEELGG is encoded by the coding sequence ATGAAAACACGATTTTTAATTGTTTTATTGATAGCCGGAACTTTGAGCAGCTTTGCGCAAAAGAAAGAGCTACGTGCAGTGAGCAAGGCCCTAAAGGGTGGCGATTATGCAGGAGCTAAGAATTTGCTGAGCACAGTAGAAGGAATGATGGGAGCGCTGAGCGATGATCAAAAGGTAGATTTTTACCTCTATAAAGCTCAGGCCTTATTTATGGATGGAGCCGTTACGGATTCCAACGATATGTTGGCCGCTGCAGAAGCTGTAAAGATGGGTAAAGACCTTGATGGAACGAATCAGGAATTAGCTACTTTGGCTAACAGCATCCGCACCGCCGTTGTAAATAGCGCAGTTGCCGATCAGAACAACAAAGCCTATGAGATGGCTGCTTCTAAATTAGAGGCCATGTATCGCGTGAATCCTCAGGATACTTCCTTCTTGTATTTCGCTGCTTCTAACCTGGTTACCGGTAAGATGTACGACAAAGCTATCGAGTACTACAAAGAGCTTCAAGATCTAGGTTATACCGGAATCACTGAGAAGTACGTAGCTACCGATAAGGAAACTGGCGAGGTAAAAGAATTCAACTCACCAGCAGAGCGTGAGCTTTACGTAAAGAGTGGAGATTTCATTAAGCCAGAGACCGTTAAATCGGAATCTCGTGCTACAGAGATCACTAAGAACATCGCTTTGATCTATGTGAGTCTTGGCCGTAACGAAGAAGCTGTCGCCGCTATGAAGGCCGCTAGAGCCCTTGAGCCAGACGATATGGGTCTGCTTATGACAGAAGCTGACGTTCAGTACAAAATGGGGAACATTGAGCGCTTTAAGGAGCTTATGAACGAAGCTGCAGAAAAAGAGCCAAACAATCCTCAGACCCAATTCAACTTGGGAGTAGTTTCTGCTAAAGCTGGTGACACTGAGGCTGCAAAGCAATACTATATGAAGGCGCTAGAGATCGATCCAGATTTCGCAGACGCTAATATCAACATGGCTTCCTTGATCATTGCTCAAGAAGGAGCTATAGTAGACGAGATGAACAATCTTGGTACTTCTGCTGCAGACAATCGTCGTTATGACGAATTGAAAGCACAGCGCGAACAAGTATACCGCGAAGCTGCGCCTTACTTTGAGAAGGCTAACGCCGCTAAAGAGAATGTGGAGATAGTTCGTACACTAATGAACATCTATTCCATCTTGGGAGACACAGAAAAGTTTAAAGCTAAGAAAGCTCGCTTGGAAGAGCTTGGTGGATAA
- the gyrA gene encoding DNA gyrase subunit A, giving the protein MAEGEKLIPINIEDEMKSAYIDYSMSVIVSRALPDVRDGMKPVHRRVLYGMYELGVRAGSAHKKSARIVGEVLGKYHPHGDTSVYDAMVRMAQEWSLRYMLVDGQGNFGSIDGDSPAAMRYTEARMQRISEEMLADIDKETVDHQLNFDDTLKEPTVLPTRVPGLLINGASGIAVGMATNMPPHNLSEVVDGTIAYIDNNDITIDELMQHVKAPDFPTGGTIYGYEGVKDAFHTGRGRVVMRGKASFEEVNGREAIVVTEIPYQVNKADMIKKTADLVNDKKIEGISTIRDESDRKGMRIVYILKRDAIPNIVLNMLYKYTQLQSSFSVNNIALVNGRPRLLNLKELIHYFVEHRHEVVVRRTEYLLRKAEERAHILEGLIIASDNIDEVIKLIRASANADEAREKLMKTFELSEIQAKAIVEMRLRQLTGLEQDKLRAEYDELMKTIEDYKDILAKKERRMDIIKEELEEVREKFGDERRSNIEYAGGDVSITDLIADEKVVITISHAGYIKRTSLTEYKKQNRGGVGQKASATRNEDFLEHLFVGTNHQYMLFFTQKGKCFWMRVFEIPEGSRTSKGRAIQNLINIEPDDKVKAFICTQDLKDEEYINGHYVIMATKKGQVKKTSLEQYSRPRTNGINAITIREDDELLEAKLTTGDSQVMLAVQSGKAIRFEEEKTRPMGRNASGVRGITLAGPDDEVVGMIAVNDFSTDILVVSENGYGKRSSLEDYRITNRGGKGVKTISITEKTGKLVAIKNVSDADDLMIINKSGIAIRMAVEDLRVMGRATQGVRLIKVRDDDSIAAVAKVMHDEDEVDEEQIAEDGTPIDTDTATDESNE; this is encoded by the coding sequence ATGGCTGAAGGTGAAAAATTAATCCCTATCAACATTGAAGATGAAATGAAGTCAGCCTACATCGATTATTCGATGTCGGTCATTGTGTCACGTGCGCTGCCAGATGTGCGTGACGGTATGAAACCGGTTCACCGCCGCGTGCTGTACGGAATGTATGAATTAGGGGTTCGGGCAGGTTCTGCACACAAGAAATCTGCGCGTATTGTGGGAGAGGTGCTCGGTAAGTACCACCCGCACGGTGATACCTCGGTTTACGACGCCATGGTTCGTATGGCTCAGGAGTGGAGTCTGCGCTATATGTTGGTCGATGGACAAGGTAACTTCGGATCCATCGATGGAGACTCTCCGGCGGCAATGCGTTATACAGAAGCGCGCATGCAACGCATTTCAGAAGAAATGCTGGCCGATATAGACAAAGAGACCGTAGACCACCAACTTAACTTTGACGATACCTTAAAAGAGCCTACAGTGCTTCCTACGCGTGTGCCGGGCTTGCTTATAAACGGTGCTTCTGGTATCGCAGTAGGGATGGCCACCAATATGCCGCCACACAACCTTTCTGAGGTAGTGGACGGAACCATCGCATATATAGATAATAATGACATCACTATAGACGAGCTCATGCAGCACGTCAAAGCTCCCGATTTCCCAACCGGTGGAACTATCTACGGATACGAAGGAGTAAAGGATGCCTTTCACACCGGTCGTGGACGTGTAGTGATGCGTGGGAAGGCCAGCTTTGAAGAAGTGAACGGGCGCGAGGCGATCGTGGTGACAGAGATCCCGTATCAGGTCAATAAGGCCGATATGATCAAAAAGACTGCGGATCTGGTCAACGACAAGAAGATAGAAGGTATCTCTACTATTCGAGACGAATCCGACCGTAAAGGAATGCGTATCGTATACATCTTAAAGCGCGACGCGATCCCGAATATCGTGCTGAACATGCTTTATAAGTACACCCAGCTGCAATCCAGCTTTAGTGTAAATAACATTGCCTTGGTGAATGGGCGTCCGCGTCTATTGAACCTCAAGGAACTGATCCATTATTTTGTGGAACACCGCCACGAGGTAGTGGTGCGTCGTACCGAGTACTTATTGCGCAAGGCAGAAGAGCGTGCACATATTTTAGAAGGACTCATTATCGCTTCGGACAATATCGACGAGGTGATCAAACTCATCCGCGCTTCGGCCAATGCCGATGAAGCTCGTGAGAAGTTGATGAAAACTTTCGAGCTTTCTGAGATCCAGGCCAAGGCCATCGTAGAGATGCGTCTGCGTCAATTGACAGGACTGGAGCAAGACAAATTACGCGCTGAGTACGACGAACTGATGAAGACCATAGAAGACTACAAGGACATCCTTGCTAAAAAGGAGCGTCGTATGGACATCATCAAAGAAGAATTGGAAGAAGTTCGCGAGAAGTTTGGTGACGAGCGTCGCTCGAACATCGAATACGCCGGAGGAGATGTAAGCATTACAGACCTTATTGCTGATGAGAAGGTGGTGATCACTATTTCTCACGCCGGATACATCAAACGAACCTCGCTTACCGAATACAAGAAGCAAAATCGCGGTGGTGTAGGGCAAAAGGCCTCAGCAACAAGAAATGAAGACTTCTTAGAGCATTTATTTGTTGGGACCAACCACCAGTATATGTTGTTCTTCACTCAAAAAGGAAAATGTTTCTGGATGCGGGTCTTTGAGATCCCAGAAGGCAGCAGAACCTCTAAGGGTCGAGCTATTCAGAATTTGATCAATATAGAACCAGACGATAAGGTAAAAGCCTTTATCTGTACCCAAGACCTCAAGGACGAAGAGTACATCAATGGCCACTATGTGATCATGGCTACCAAAAAGGGACAAGTGAAGAAAACCTCTTTGGAGCAGTATTCTAGACCTAGAACCAATGGTATCAATGCGATTACTATTCGCGAAGACGATGAGCTGCTAGAAGCTAAGTTGACCACAGGAGACAGCCAGGTCATGCTGGCAGTACAATCTGGTAAGGCCATCCGCTTCGAAGAAGAGAAGACACGCCCAATGGGCCGTAATGCTTCTGGAGTACGCGGTATCACGCTGGCTGGTCCAGATGACGAGGTAGTGGGAATGATCGCTGTGAACGATTTCTCAACCGATATCCTTGTTGTTTCAGAGAACGGATACGGAAAACGATCTAGTTTGGAAGATTACCGCATCACCAACCGTGGTGGAAAAGGGGTGAAAACCATTAGTATTACCGAAAAAACTGGTAAATTAGTCGCCATAAAAAATGTGAGCGATGCAGACGACCTGATGATCATCAACAAGTCTGGAATCGCCATTCGTATGGCCGTTGAGGATCTGCGAGTTATGGGTAGAGCTACTCAAGGAGTTAGACTCATTAAAGTGAGAGATGATGACTCCATTGCTGCAGTTGCTAAAGTAATGCACGACGAAGACGAAGTGGATGAAGAGCAAATTGCAGAAGATGGCACGCCGATTGATACGGATACAGCGACCGATGAATCTAATGAGTAA